A window of Roseateles sp. XES5 genomic DNA:
GCAGCGCGACGCGGCGGGGCAGGCCCAGCCCACGCCCGATGCCGTAGCTGGCCAGAAGGGCAACGGCCACCACCGCCGCGATGGCGCCGATCAGCGGCATGCCCATATCCGCAATCGCGGCGGCGCTGACGCCCGCGCCGAGCAGCACGATGGCCACTTCCAGGAAGTATTTCGCCGAAAAGGCAATGCCGGCATCGAACCGTTCCGGCCGGCGCAGCAAAAGCCGGCAGACGGCGCCGATGAGGATCGCCAGCACCAGCGCCTCGATCCATGCGCCGCCTGTCAGCCGCAGTTCCAGCCGCTCGGCCAGTACGGCGAGGCCGGAAACCAGTACCGACAGAAGCACGCCGGGCGCCACGGCGCGAATTCCAAGGATCGAATGTTTTTTGGGTGTTTTTTCCATGCGCCAAGCAATGCGCTTGAAAAACTGTTCAATCCATCGGTTAATATCGGACATTTCATTCGATTGGATCGAACAATGATGACGCTGGAACAACTCCGCATCTTCGTCGCCGTGGCGGAGCGGGAGCATCTGACGCAGGCCGCCGAGGCCCTGCATCTCACGCCCTCTGCGGTGAGTTCGGCGGTGCGCGTGCTGGAGGACCGCTACGGCATCGCGCTCTTCCACCGCACGGGCCGGCGCATCGAACTGACGGAGGCGGGCCTTGCCTTCCTGCCGGAAGCGAAGGCGACGCTGGCGCGGGCCGAAAGTGCGGACCTTTTCCTCACCGAAATCGGCGGGTTGAAGCGCGGCACGCTGGCCGTGGCCGCCAGCCAGACGGTGGGGGGCTACTGGCTGCCGCCGCTGCTGATGCGCTTCCACGCGGTCTATCCGGCCATCGGCATCCGCACGGTGGGGGGCAATACGGAACAGGTGGCCGAGGCCGTTCTGGAGGGGCGGGTGGAGTTGGGCATCATCGAGGGCGAAGTGGACCACCCGGCCCTGTCGCAGCGCATCGTCGCCCGCGACCGGGTGCTCGTCGTCGCGCCCGCCGGCCATCCGCTTGCGGACGGGCCGATCACGCCCGACGCGCTCACGCAGGCCCGCTGGGTGTTGCGGGAACCCGGATCCGGCACACGCAGTGCGCTGACCTCGGTGCTCGACGAGACGGCGCTGGACGTTGCGTTGTCGCTGCCGTCGAACGAGGCGGTGCGCAGCGCCGTGCTTGCCGGCAATGCGCTGACGGCAGTGTCGGAATATGTGGTGCGGGACGACCTTGCCGCCGGCCGGCTCGTGACCGTCGCCTTCGATCTGCCCGAGCGCGCCTTCCGGCTGCTGCGGCACAAGGAACGGTATCGTTCCCGGGCCGCGCTTGCCTTCGAGGCGCTGCTTTAGAGTTTGTCAGGGAAAAGTGGGAACCGGTTTTCCCGAAAAGACAAACAAAAACAAAAGAATTGAGAGCATGTCTGGTTCAAGACATGCTCTAGTCGCCGCGGCCGCGGAAGCGGCGCTGATAGGCGGGATCGTAGAGCGAGCTTTCGCGGAAATCCTCCGCCGCCAGCGTGCGGCCGACGAAAATCAGTGCCGTGCGCTCGATCGGCTCTTCCGCCACCTTGGCCGTGATATCGGCCAGCGTGCCGCGCACCACGCGCTCGTCCGGCCAGGAGGCCTTGACCACGATGGCGACGGGGCAATCGGCGCCGTAGAGCGGCGTCAGGTCTTCGACCACCTTGTCGAGCGCATGGATGGCGAGATGGATGGCGAGGGTCGCGCCCGTCGCGCCGAAGCCTGCCAGCGTTTCGCGGCCGGGCATCGGCGAGGCGCGGCCGGAAACGCGGGTGAGCACAAGGCTCTGCGCGACGGCTGGAATGGTGAGTTCGCGGCCGAGCGCCGACGCCGCGGCGGCGAAGGAGGGCACGCCCGGCGTCATCGTATAGGCGATGCCGTTTTTCTCGAGACGGCGGATCTGCTCGGCAACGGCGCTCCAGACGGAAAGATCGCCGGAATGGAGGCGCGCCACATCCTCGCCTGCTTCCGCTGCGCGGACATATTCCGCCTCGATCTCGTCGAGGGACATCGGTGCGGTATCGACGATGCGCGCCCCGGGCGGGCAATATTGCAGCAGTTCCGGCGAGACGATGGAGCCGGCATAGAGGCAGACGGGGCATTTGCCGATGAGATCGCGGCCGCGCACGGTGATGAGGTCGGCAGCGCCGGGGCCGGCGCCGATGAAGTGAACGGTCATTGTCAGTCCTCGATTTTGTTGGCCGGCTTCATCCAGCGCCATTGTGTAACGGGCATGGCCGGCCGCCAGCCCGTCATCTGGCCGACGGGCGCGGCCCGCGCGATATCGATGCGAAGGAGCGAGCCGCCGAGCCGGGCGTGACGAGCGAGCAGCACGGCCTCCATTTCGGTGGTCACGGCATTGGCGACCAGTCGCCCGCCGGGTTTCAGACCCGCTATGGCGGCCTCCGTCACGCCAGCCTCGCTGCCGCCGCCGCCGATGAAGATCGCATCCGGCGGGGCAAGCCCGGCCAGCGCTTCCGGTGCCGTGCCTTCCACGACGGAAAGGCCCGGCACGCCGAACGCCGTCGCATTGCGGCGGATGCGGGCGGCGCGCTCGGGATGGCCCTCGATGGCGATGGCCTTGAGCGAGGGGTCGGCCAGCATCCATTCGATGCCGATGGAGCCCGAGCCGGCGCCGACATCCCAGAGCAACTCCCCGCGGCGCGGCGCCAGCGCCGAGAGCGTCAGGGCGCGGATTTCGTGCTTGGTGATCTGGCCGTCATGCTCGAAGAGCGCGTCGTCGAGACCGGGCGTATAGGCAAGGATGCGCGCGCCTGTACCGGCCGTAACCTCCACGGCGCAGACATTCAGCATGTCGGCATCTTGAAGGGCGAAGGCTTCGGCGCGGTGGCTGCTGACCCGTTCGCGCGTCCCGCCGAGCGCTTCGAGAACCGTGAGATCCGATGCGCCGAAGCCGCTCTCCGTAAGAAGGGCCGCCAGGGCGGCGGGCCCGTCACTGTCCGAAGTCAGGGCGAGGATGCGGCTGCCGGGATGAAGATGCGGGCGGATGAGATCGATCGGGCGGCCGTGCAGGGAAACGCTGACCGTGTCCTGCAGCGCCCAGCCCATGCGCGAGGCGGCAAGGCTGAAGGAGGACGGGGCGGGCAGGACGCGCATTTCCGTGCGCGCGATGCGGCGGGAGAGCGTGACGCCGACGCCGAAGAAGAAGGGGTCGCCGGAGGCCAGCACCGCGACGGGCCGGCCACGGGCAGCCGATACCGCCTCGACCGAACGCTCGAAGGGGTTGAGCCAGGCATGTCGTTCGCCGCGGATGGCGGCGCCGGCAAGCTCCAGATGGCGCGCGCCGCCGAAGACGAGGTCGGCTGCCGCGAGGGCGGCCTTGGCCTCGTCGCCGAGACCGGCTAGACCGTCCTCGCCGATCCCGACGATGGTGAGCCACGGGGCGGCGGCGGAAGAGGCGGGATCAGGCGTGGACAAAAGACGCATCCTCATACTGGGCGGCACGGGCGAGGCCCGCGACCTTGCGGCGCGCCTTGCCGGTCGGGCCGATCTGGCCGTCACTCTGTCGCTGGCCGGCCGCACGCTCGATCCCGCGCCGCAGCCCGCGCCGGTGCGCACCGGCGGCTTCGGCGGTGCGGCGGGGCTTGCTGCCTATCTGGGTGGCGAGAGCATCGATCTCGTGATCGACGCAACCCACCCCTTTGCCCGGCAGATATCCGCCAATGCCCGTGCTGCGAGCGCCACGACCGGCGTTCCGCTGCTGCGGCTGGAACGGCTCGGCTGGGACGAGCAGGCAGGCGATCGCTGGCGCCGCGTTGCGAGCATGGACGAGGCCGTGGCGGCACTGGGCGTGGAACCGCGCCGGGTCTTCCTTGCCATCGGTCGTCAGGAGGCGAAGGCCTTCGACGCCGCCCCGCAGCATCACTATCTCGTGCGCAGCGTCGATCCCGTCGATCCGCCGCTCGATGCGCCCGATGTCGGCTACCTGCTTGCGCGGGGCCCCTTCGCGCCCGAGGCGGAAATCGCGCTCCTGCGGGATCATCGCATCGACATCGTCGTCAGCAAGAATTCCGGTGGCGAGGCCACCTCTGCAAAAA
This region includes:
- the cobM gene encoding precorrin-4 C(11)-methyltransferase, with the protein product MTVHFIGAGPGAADLITVRGRDLIGKCPVCLYAGSIVSPELLQYCPPGARIVDTAPMSLDEIEAEYVRAAEAGEDVARLHSGDLSVWSAVAEQIRRLEKNGIAYTMTPGVPSFAAAASALGRELTIPAVAQSLVLTRVSGRASPMPGRETLAGFGATGATLAIHLAIHALDKVVEDLTPLYGADCPVAIVVKASWPDERVVRGTLADITAKVAEEPIERTALIFVGRTLAAEDFRESSLYDPAYQRRFRGRGD
- the cbiE gene encoding precorrin-6y C5,15-methyltransferase (decarboxylating) subunit CbiE, with product MSTPDPASSAAAPWLTIVGIGEDGLAGLGDEAKAALAAADLVFGGARHLELAGAAIRGERHAWLNPFERSVEAVSAARGRPVAVLASGDPFFFGVGVTLSRRIARTEMRVLPAPSSFSLAASRMGWALQDTVSVSLHGRPIDLIRPHLHPGSRILALTSDSDGPAALAALLTESGFGASDLTVLEALGGTRERVSSHRAEAFALQDADMLNVCAVEVTAGTGARILAYTPGLDDALFEHDGQITKHEIRALTLSALAPRRGELLWDVGAGSGSIGIEWMLADPSLKAIAIEGHPERAARIRRNATAFGVPGLSVVEGTAPEALAGLAPPDAIFIGGGGSEAGVTEAAIAGLKPGGRLVANAVTTEMEAVLLARHARLGGSLLRIDIARAAPVGQMTGWRPAMPVTQWRWMKPANKIED
- a CDS encoding LysR substrate-binding domain-containing protein, whose translation is MMTLEQLRIFVAVAEREHLTQAAEALHLTPSAVSSAVRVLEDRYGIALFHRTGRRIELTEAGLAFLPEAKATLARAESADLFLTEIGGLKRGTLAVAASQTVGGYWLPPLLMRFHAVYPAIGIRTVGGNTEQVAEAVLEGRVELGIIEGEVDHPALSQRIVARDRVLVVAPAGHPLADGPITPDALTQARWVLREPGSGTRSALTSVLDETALDVALSLPSNEAVRSAVLAGNALTAVSEYVVRDDLAAGRLVTVAFDLPERAFRLLRHKERYRSRAALAFEALL
- a CDS encoding cobalt-precorrin-6A reductase, with translation MDKRRILILGGTGEARDLAARLAGRADLAVTLSLAGRTLDPAPQPAPVRTGGFGGAAGLAAYLGGESIDLVIDATHPFARQISANARAASATTGVPLLRLERLGWDEQAGDRWRRVASMDEAVAALGVEPRRVFLAIGRQEAKAFDAAPQHHYLVRSVDPVDPPLDAPDVGYLLARGPFAPEAEIALLRDHRIDIVVSKNSGGEATSAKIAAARHLGLPVVMVERAAVEDGHRAGTVEDAVRLMDHVLGAFRKRGV